Proteins from one Deinococcus apachensis DSM 19763 genomic window:
- a CDS encoding helix-turn-helix transcriptional regulator yields the protein MNNRIRALRAERGWTQADLAAQLDVSRQTVNALETGKYDPSLPLAFRIARLFGQTIEEIFDDGEGKG from the coding sequence ATGAACAACCGCATCCGGGCGCTGCGGGCAGAGCGCGGCTGGACGCAGGCCGACCTCGCCGCTCAGCTCGACGTGAGCCGCCAGACGGTGAACGCCCTGGAAACCGGCAAGTACGACCCCAGCCTGCCCCTGGCGTTCCGCATCGCTCGGCTGTTCGGGCAGACCATTGAGGAGATTTTCGACGACGGGGAAGGGAAAGGATAA
- a CDS encoding ATP-binding cassette domain-containing protein, which yields MLDIRNLSKTYGKHAALRDVTLSAQGGEVFGLLGPNGAGKTTLLRILATLLQPTAGTAAVAGHDVTREPEAVRRIIGVVNGGMGLPARLTGREVLRSFAGFYGLTREQADTRIAELDAALDLGRTLDTRAGEYSTGMKQKVVIARAVIHDPKVLILDEAASGLDIFARRTLLDFVAAARRPGRLTLYSTHVMSEAEEVCDRVAILHEGALVTVGTIPDILVRTGERNLERAFFALVRGEEARRAV from the coding sequence GTGCTCGATATTCGAAACCTGAGTAAGACCTACGGCAAACACGCCGCGCTGCGGGACGTGACCCTGAGTGCCCAGGGAGGCGAGGTGTTCGGCCTGCTGGGACCCAACGGCGCGGGGAAGACCACCCTGCTGCGGATTCTCGCCACGCTGCTTCAGCCCACGGCGGGCACGGCGGCCGTGGCGGGCCACGATGTCACGCGCGAGCCCGAGGCGGTGCGGCGGATCATCGGCGTGGTGAACGGCGGCATGGGTCTCCCGGCGCGGCTGACCGGGCGGGAGGTGCTGCGGTCCTTCGCGGGCTTCTACGGGCTGACGCGGGAGCAGGCGGACACGCGCATCGCGGAACTCGACGCCGCGCTCGACCTGGGGCGCACGCTGGACACCCGCGCGGGCGAATACTCCACCGGCATGAAGCAGAAGGTGGTGATCGCCCGCGCCGTCATCCACGACCCCAAGGTCCTCATCCTGGACGAGGCGGCGAGCGGGCTGGACATCTTCGCGCGGCGTACCCTGCTCGACTTCGTGGCGGCGGCGCGGCGCCCGGGGAGGCTCACTCTCTACTCCACCCACGTCATGAGCGAGGCCGAGGAGGTCTGCGACCGGGTGGCGATCTTGCACGAGGGGGCGCTGGTGACAGTGGGCACCATCCCCGACATCCTGGTGCGGACGGGGGAGCGGAATCTGGAGCGGGCCTTTTTCGCCCTCGTGCGCGGCGAGGAGGCCCGGCGTGCGGTCTGA